Proteins found in one Candidatus Tisiphia endosymbiont of Beris chalybata genomic segment:
- a CDS encoding RNA pyrophosphohydrolase, with protein MKNEFLYKNYRDLPYRSSVGMMIIDQNNRIFVGKRIDTKISAWQMPQGGIHLGETPSNAALREMSEELGSTKGHIIAESKYWYSYDLPKILIPKLWNGNFRGQRQKWFLIRFTGTNEDININTSAPEFEEWRWSRIEELLSIIIPFKRKLYKAVLKEFSTIIKGTNS; from the coding sequence ATGAAAAATGAATTCCTTTATAAAAATTATCGCGACTTACCTTATAGATCTAGCGTAGGCATGATGATAATAGACCAAAATAATAGAATATTTGTGGGAAAAAGAATTGATACCAAAATTTCTGCCTGGCAAATGCCACAAGGGGGTATTCATTTAGGAGAGACTCCTAGCAATGCTGCCCTTCGGGAAATGTCCGAGGAATTGGGTTCTACTAAAGGCCATATTATTGCTGAAAGCAAATATTGGTATAGTTATGATTTACCTAAAATTTTAATCCCCAAATTGTGGAATGGAAATTTTCGTGGCCAAAGACAAAAATGGTTCCTCATTAGGTTTACTGGGACTAACGAAGATATAAATATTAATACTAGCGCTCCGGAATTTGAAGAATGGCGCTGGTCTAGAATTGAGGAATTATTATCCATCATTATTCCTTTTAAACGCAAACTTTATAAAGCAGTACTTAAAGAATTTTCTACAATAATTAAGGGTACTAATTCA
- a CDS encoding PleD family two-component system response regulator: MTANVLVVDDIASNVKLLEAKLLGEYYIVFTASSGKKALTILENNKIDIILLDVMMPDMNGFETCRRIKNNPSTTHIPVIMVTALSDTEDRIKGLEAGADEFLTKPIDDTALFARVRSLARMKAIIDELKLRNTTNAELGASAIEMKDNFSNSKILLINNDIVQTKNISNILATLTTHIKVVTNINELQDNPNYIPDLVIISCDLEEEDPLRISVMLRSRTKFHDITLILQAAEEDTPVVLKALELGINDYFTYPVDKNELLARIKTQLRKKRYQDNLRNDLELSINLSIKDGLTGMFNRHYFDTHIKQMVKKANSNNSPLCLLMCDIDDFKQVNDTYGHQAGDIILITIANIFKSIFRVTDLIARYGGEEITILLDDTSIQEGSYIAERARNEIECIDFKIKTQKKTIKKTLSIGVAEYKTGETISSFIGRADKALYKAKKMGKNKVIMLGHGDKLG; encoded by the coding sequence ATGACCGCAAATGTACTTGTAGTAGATGATATAGCATCAAATGTTAAATTATTAGAAGCAAAACTTTTAGGAGAATATTACATCGTCTTTACCGCTAGTAGCGGCAAAAAGGCTCTTACTATACTGGAGAATAATAAAATTGATATCATTCTGCTCGACGTTATGATGCCCGATATGAATGGTTTTGAAACTTGCAGAAGAATTAAAAATAACCCTTCTACTACCCATATACCGGTGATTATGGTTACCGCCTTATCGGACACTGAAGATCGAATAAAAGGGCTGGAAGCTGGGGCAGACGAATTCCTGACTAAACCAATTGATGATACTGCTCTTTTCGCCAGAGTAAGATCTCTTGCAAGGATGAAAGCCATAATAGATGAGCTAAAGCTTAGGAATACCACCAATGCTGAGCTTGGGGCCTCAGCTATAGAAATGAAAGATAATTTTTCTAATAGTAAAATATTATTAATTAATAACGATATAGTACAAACAAAAAACATCAGTAATATTCTGGCAACACTTACTACCCACATCAAAGTAGTGACTAATATTAATGAACTTCAAGATAATCCTAATTATATCCCAGATTTAGTGATTATTAGCTGTGACTTGGAAGAAGAAGACCCGTTGCGCATCAGTGTAATGTTAAGATCCAGAACTAAATTCCACGATATAACACTAATATTACAGGCAGCTGAAGAAGATACTCCGGTAGTTCTCAAAGCCCTGGAACTAGGCATCAATGATTATTTTACCTATCCGGTAGACAAAAATGAGTTATTAGCTCGAATTAAAACCCAACTACGAAAAAAACGCTATCAAGATAATTTAAGAAATGACTTAGAGTTAAGCATTAACTTATCTATTAAAGACGGATTGACCGGTATGTTTAATAGGCATTATTTTGACACTCATATAAAACAAATGGTAAAAAAAGCTAATAGTAATAATAGTCCTCTATGTTTATTAATGTGTGATATTGATGATTTTAAACAAGTGAACGATACTTATGGGCATCAAGCAGGGGACATAATATTAATCACTATTGCTAATATTTTTAAAAGTATTTTTAGAGTTACAGATTTAATTGCAAGATATGGCGGCGAGGAAATCACTATCCTGTTAGATGATACCAGCATTCAAGAAGGTAGTTATATAGCAGAAAGAGCAAGAAACGAAATAGAATGTATAGATTTTAAAATTAAAACGCAAAAAAAAACTATTAAGAAAACTCTTTCTATTGGTGTAGCAGAATATAAAACTGGGGAAACTATTAGTAGTTTCATAGGACGGGCGGATAAGGCTTTATATAAAGCAAAAAAAATGGGCAAAAATAAGGTTATCATGTTAGGACATGGAGACAAACTTGGCTAG
- the efp gene encoding elongation factor P, giving the protein MKITANSIRAGNVIVYNEELWVVSKTPDHTKPGKGGAYVQVEMKNLKTKNKLNERFSSSEYIEKAQLEHKALQFLYLEDNHLVLMDNETFEQILVNKEILGQRLPLLENNMTLKVQFYEEEPLEIELPQTIIVEIMQTDPVIKGSTVTSSYKPAILINGVKVMVPPYLVSGEKIVIKTEDISFVERAK; this is encoded by the coding sequence ATGAAAATTACCGCAAATTCCATTAGAGCTGGGAATGTTATAGTTTATAATGAAGAGTTATGGGTTGTAAGTAAAACTCCTGACCATACCAAGCCAGGTAAGGGCGGGGCTTACGTCCAGGTGGAGATGAAAAATTTAAAAACTAAAAATAAGCTTAATGAACGTTTTAGTTCGTCTGAGTATATAGAAAAAGCGCAACTTGAACATAAAGCTTTGCAATTTTTATATTTAGAGGATAATCATTTAGTGTTAATGGATAATGAAACGTTTGAACAAATTTTAGTGAATAAAGAAATCCTGGGGCAACGTTTACCTTTGCTTGAGAATAATATGACGTTAAAGGTACAGTTTTATGAAGAAGAACCTTTAGAGATTGAATTACCCCAAACAATTATTGTCGAGATTATGCAAACTGATCCAGTGATTAAAGGTTCTACTGTTACCTCTTCCTATAAGCCAGCTATTTTAATTAATGGTGTAAAAGTAATGGTACCTCCTTACTTAGTTTCAGGAGAAAAAATAGTGATCAAAACTGAAGATATAAGCTTTGTTGAAAGAGCAAAATAA
- a CDS encoding inositol monophosphatase family protein: MEIITNALIIASRKVVKFLRRDFFELEMLQRSNKGNYDFCQKSYVKIQGLLSTELQRYSKHIFFPNDKFILNALDSEDMILMINPIDSFNNLERSLPFFALSITCLKKINKVFTAICTVINFPALDQIYYAEKGRGVKSENSNINLSRLRVSSRSNISTSLIAVDNINTELKFFKDTMIFGSHCYSILMLIAGKVDAVYFSSLDYTLKPGFELLVLEAGGTIIDNDKTFIATNCELAKEFKCKII; encoded by the coding sequence ATGGAAATTATAACTAATGCACTGATTATTGCCTCGCGTAAAGTTGTAAAGTTTTTACGTAGAGATTTTTTCGAATTGGAAATGCTGCAAAGATCTAATAAAGGAAATTATGATTTTTGTCAAAAATCATATGTAAAAATTCAAGGCCTATTAAGTACAGAACTCCAAAGATATAGCAAGCATATATTTTTCCCTAATGATAAATTTATCCTAAATGCTCTAGATTCCGAAGATATGATATTAATGATAAATCCCATTGATAGCTTTAATAATTTAGAGAGAAGTCTACCATTTTTTGCTTTATCTATAACCTGTCTAAAGAAAATCAATAAAGTCTTCACTGCGATTTGTACGGTAATAAATTTTCCAGCCCTGGATCAGATTTATTACGCTGAAAAAGGGCGAGGAGTCAAATCAGAAAATAGTAATATTAATCTTAGTAGATTAAGAGTTTCAAGCCGCTCAAATATTAGTACTTCACTAATTGCTGTTGATAATATTAACACAGAGCTAAAATTTTTTAAAGATACTATGATCTTTGGTTCTCATTGTTATAGTATCTTAATGTTGATAGCAGGCAAGGTTGATGCGGTTTATTTTTCCTCTTTGGATTATACTTTAAAGCCTGGTTTTGAACTGTTGGTTTTAGAAGCAGGGGGTACAATTATAGATAATGATAAAACGTTTATTGCTACTAATTGTGAACTGGCAAAAGAATTTAAATGTAAAATAATATAA
- a CDS encoding DUF2610 domain-containing protein, translating into MKKFSVNCDFGGQMAPFTIYIGQPEPGHHPLHFQADWLSKQRGGTIPAEVMDAVTKLQDLANKNNVLVEELCVYALGSAQENVNEEAKQKAEQDDHQEVEQDDNQEPQPDE; encoded by the coding sequence ATGAAAAAATTCAGTGTTAATTGTGATTTTGGAGGGCAAATGGCTCCTTTTACTATATATATAGGTCAACCTGAGCCGGGCCATCATCCCTTGCATTTTCAAGCGGATTGGTTATCAAAACAGCGTGGTGGCACCATACCTGCAGAAGTGATGGATGCGGTAACTAAATTACAAGATCTAGCTAACAAGAATAATGTGTTGGTAGAAGAATTATGTGTCTATGCGCTTGGTTCTGCTCAAGAAAATGTTAATGAAGAGGCAAAGCAGAAGGCAGAGCAAGATGATCATCAGGAGGTAGAGCAAGACGATAATCAGGAGCCACAACCAGATGAATGA
- a CDS encoding phosphatidylserine decarboxylase, with protein sequence MKQYSDFARIIHREGYIFIISFAVVTFLLATFSSTLGYIGFIITIWCIYFFRNPDRFTPIDDDIIVSPADGIIQKISEAIPPAELGLGEQEMIRISIFLNIFNVHVNRIPANGKILSLYYNPGKFLNASLDKASIHNERQSVLMETKGGNKVIFVQIAGLIARRILCDLEEEAEVKAGERYGIIRFGSRVDVYLPLKTAICVTEGQTAVGGETIIADFKMKKISELKFERR encoded by the coding sequence ATGAAGCAATATAGTGATTTTGCACGAATAATTCATCGGGAAGGTTATATATTTATTATAAGTTTTGCCGTGGTTACCTTTTTACTAGCTACCTTTAGTAGTACTCTTGGTTATATAGGCTTTATTATAACAATTTGGTGTATATATTTTTTTAGAAACCCTGATCGATTTACTCCTATTGATGATGATATAATAGTGAGTCCTGCAGATGGGATAATCCAAAAAATAAGTGAAGCCATTCCTCCTGCAGAGCTGGGGCTAGGTGAGCAGGAAATGATCCGCATAAGCATCTTTTTAAATATTTTTAATGTTCATGTGAATCGTATACCCGCCAATGGTAAGATTCTATCTTTATATTATAATCCAGGCAAATTTTTGAATGCTTCTTTAGATAAAGCAAGTATACATAATGAACGCCAATCAGTTTTAATGGAAACTAAAGGGGGGAATAAAGTTATCTTTGTTCAAATCGCAGGATTAATAGCTAGGAGAATATTGTGCGATTTGGAAGAGGAAGCAGAGGTGAAAGCAGGTGAGAGATATGGTATTATACGTTTTGGTAGTAGAGTAGATGTTTATTTACCCCTTAAAACTGCAATTTGTGTTACTGAAGGCCAAACGGCAGTTGGAGGTGAAACTATCATTGCAGATTTTAAGATGAAAAAAATATCTGAACTGAAATTTGAAAGACGATAA
- a CDS encoding phosphatidylcholine/phosphatidylserine synthase has protein sequence MLKIRKVKIIKPIPFIKLLPNFITLLGLVVGVSAIRFGLDGRWEKAVYCVLVAAVIDGIDGRIARMLNATTPFGAELDSLCDFANFGVIPAFLLYLWSFQQYEYKVLSWGCILLFIVCMVLRLARFNTAIFHAVHNKKMERFFTGVPAPCGAVLAVIPMILDFEISSILGISIRAHTVSIDLYIVVVSFLLASRLPTFSTKNINIKHEYLFLSMFVFTVIIISFIIYPWYLFPLIALLYIFSIPVCYFVNKKFY, from the coding sequence TTGCTAAAAATACGTAAAGTTAAAATAATAAAACCAATTCCTTTTATAAAATTATTACCTAATTTTATTACTTTATTAGGTCTAGTAGTCGGCGTTAGTGCTATTAGATTTGGTTTAGATGGTAGATGGGAAAAAGCAGTATATTGTGTGTTAGTGGCAGCAGTAATTGATGGGATTGATGGTCGAATAGCCCGTATGTTGAATGCTACTACTCCATTTGGAGCAGAACTAGATTCGTTGTGTGACTTTGCTAATTTTGGGGTGATTCCAGCTTTTCTGCTATATTTATGGTCTTTTCAGCAATACGAATATAAAGTCCTCTCCTGGGGGTGTATATTATTGTTTATTGTATGCATGGTCCTTAGATTGGCACGCTTTAATACTGCTATTTTTCATGCAGTGCATAATAAAAAAATGGAGCGCTTTTTTACTGGGGTTCCTGCGCCTTGTGGAGCCGTGCTTGCTGTAATCCCGATGATTTTGGATTTTGAAATAAGTAGTATTTTAGGAATTAGTATACGTGCTCATACCGTGAGTATAGATTTATACATTGTGGTAGTTTCTTTTTTACTGGCTAGTAGATTGCCCACTTTTTCTACGAAGAATATTAATATAAAGCATGAATATTTATTCCTGTCAATGTTTGTGTTTACAGTGATTATAATAAGTTTTATAATATATCCATGGTATTTATTTCCGTTAATCGCTTTGTTATATATATTTTCTATACCTGTTTGTTATTTTGTTAATAAAAAATTTTATTAA
- a CDS encoding HlyD family secretion protein, with the protein MLNLYNKYKAHPYSKYVLILGGILAIYLMYRVYIWANTESTDNAYIDADISNVSSEVSGVVVKIYVADNMLVKKGDIIAEIDDRDYKSRLASIESAVKTSLKNVEVIKQEILIGEISLKQSREALEFADANFEANSKDYSRTVELNKESFASNKILDNSKVSFTKAKTEYNQAQLNLQMAEQKLSLLTLQKDVEEEKLKGLLQDKNVIARSLDNTKLLAPVNGTIANSSLQVGNFINQGRVVFFIVPDKMYVRANFKETQIGKFVVGQQVKLQFDSLPKKVVYGKIRNFSPATGSKFSLIPSDNATGNFTKIVQRIPVLIDFELPENIKSNKLIPGMSLVVSVRTN; encoded by the coding sequence ATGCTCAACTTATATAACAAGTATAAGGCTCATCCTTATTCTAAATATGTGCTGATATTAGGCGGCATATTGGCTATATACTTGATGTATAGAGTGTATATTTGGGCTAATACTGAATCCACAGATAATGCGTATATTGACGCGGATATCTCTAATGTTAGTTCTGAAGTTAGCGGAGTGGTGGTAAAGATATATGTGGCAGATAATATGCTGGTAAAAAAAGGGGATATTATAGCTGAGATTGATGATAGGGATTATAAATCACGCCTTGCTTCGATTGAATCTGCTGTTAAGACCTCTCTTAAGAATGTGGAGGTTATAAAACAAGAAATTTTAATAGGAGAAATAAGTTTAAAACAAAGTAGAGAGGCTTTAGAGTTCGCGGATGCTAATTTTGAAGCCAATTCAAAGGACTATAGCAGGACCGTCGAGCTTAATAAAGAAAGTTTTGCTAGTAATAAAATATTAGATAACTCAAAAGTGAGCTTTACTAAAGCTAAGACCGAATATAACCAAGCGCAATTAAATTTACAAATGGCCGAGCAGAAACTCTCTCTTTTAACTTTACAAAAAGATGTGGAAGAAGAAAAATTAAAAGGATTATTACAAGATAAAAATGTGATAGCACGCAGTTTGGATAATACTAAACTTTTAGCTCCGGTAAATGGAACCATAGCAAATAGTAGCTTACAAGTCGGGAATTTTATTAATCAAGGTAGGGTAGTATTTTTTATTGTGCCAGATAAAATGTATGTAAGAGCTAATTTTAAAGAGACCCAAATTGGAAAATTTGTAGTGGGGCAACAGGTTAAATTACAATTTGATTCTTTACCTAAAAAAGTAGTATATGGTAAGATACGTAATTTCTCTCCTGCTACTGGCTCAAAATTTAGCCTGATACCTTCAGACAATGCTACAGGGAATTTTACTAAAATTGTTCAGCGAATACCTGTTTTGATAGATTTTGAGTTACCTGAAAACATTAAAAGTAATAAATTAATTCCCGGAATGTCCTTGGTGGTATCTGTTAGAACTAATTAA
- a CDS encoding DHA2 family efflux MFS transporter permease subunit, with amino-acid sequence MAPRSNYTNLSNKQLLAFFAMVIGMFMAILDIQIVASSLSVIAAGLSASSDELSWVQTSYLIAEVIIIPMTGFTARLLSTRISYFVATLGFTIMSIFCSLATNIETMIVFRFLQGFFGGAMIPTVFSVIYIIFPPSKRPVITVIVGLVVTIAPTLGPTLGGYITEFLSWHFMFLLNVIPGIFVCIVVYLYADFDKPNYNLMKNFDWAGIGILSITLACLQYVLEEGSKKGWFQDSYILFLIILIIVGFILLIFRELTFSNPILDLTTFANKNFTFGCAYSFVIGIGLYGAVYLLPLFLFVIAGFNTVQIGFTMMVTGIAQFCSAPLAGKMLGSGIDLRIMLAFGLGMFGYGCYLNSFLTVEAKFYEFLLPQFVRGLALMFCFLPTNNIALGSMSKEKVGNASGLYNLTRNLGGAVGLAIINTMLTDKTKTFTQYINENIPATSVTALMKIDFLQQFLNGKVIDHEKAALFLLASNIHERAFVIAINNVFQSIGLLFFIVMLLLPFTGNTNIKNDEMNVH; translated from the coding sequence ATGGCGCCACGTTCTAATTATACTAATTTATCCAATAAACAACTTCTTGCATTTTTTGCCATGGTTATAGGGATGTTCATGGCAATATTGGACATCCAGATTGTCGCTAGCTCTTTATCGGTGATTGCCGCGGGTCTCTCTGCTTCTAGTGATGAATTATCTTGGGTTCAAACCTCCTATTTAATAGCTGAGGTCATTATCATCCCAATGACCGGCTTCACAGCTCGGCTTCTTTCTACCCGCATTTCTTACTTTGTTGCTACCTTAGGCTTCACTATCATGAGTATCTTCTGTTCGCTTGCTACCAATATTGAAACCATGATTGTTTTTAGATTCTTACAAGGATTTTTTGGGGGAGCGATGATCCCAACCGTTTTTAGTGTAATCTATATAATTTTTCCACCTTCAAAACGCCCAGTAATTACCGTAATAGTAGGTTTAGTAGTCACCATAGCCCCAACACTTGGCCCTACTCTTGGAGGCTATATCACCGAGTTCTTATCTTGGCATTTTATGTTTTTATTAAATGTTATTCCTGGTATTTTTGTATGTATTGTCGTATATTTATATGCGGATTTCGACAAGCCAAATTACAATTTAATGAAGAATTTTGATTGGGCGGGTATCGGCATACTTAGTATTACTCTTGCATGTTTACAGTATGTATTAGAAGAAGGTAGTAAAAAAGGATGGTTCCAAGATAGTTATATATTATTCTTAATAATTTTGATTATTGTAGGTTTTATTTTATTAATTTTTAGAGAACTGACTTTTTCAAATCCAATTTTAGACCTAACGACTTTTGCGAATAAAAATTTTACTTTCGGTTGTGCCTATTCTTTTGTAATTGGAATTGGCCTTTATGGGGCAGTATATTTATTACCGCTATTTTTATTTGTGATTGCGGGTTTTAATACGGTACAAATCGGTTTTACTATGATGGTGACGGGAATCGCGCAATTCTGTTCTGCTCCTTTAGCTGGAAAAATGTTAGGTTCTGGCATAGATTTGCGCATTATGCTAGCTTTTGGGCTAGGTATGTTTGGCTATGGCTGTTATTTAAATAGTTTCTTAACAGTAGAGGCAAAGTTTTATGAGTTTCTCCTGCCGCAGTTTGTCAGAGGTTTGGCCTTAATGTTTTGTTTTTTACCAACTAATAATATTGCTCTTGGATCGATGAGTAAAGAAAAAGTAGGAAACGCAAGTGGATTGTACAATCTCACGCGTAATCTAGGGGGGGCAGTGGGGCTTGCAATTATCAACACTATGCTGACTGATAAGACTAAAACTTTTACTCAATATATTAATGAAAATATTCCTGCCACTTCTGTTACTGCTCTAATGAAAATAGATTTTTTGCAGCAATTTTTAAATGGAAAAGTAATTGATCATGAGAAAGCAGCGCTTTTTTTATTAGCAAGTAATATACATGAGCGCGCATTTGTAATTGCGATAAATAATGTATTTCAGTCTATCGGTTTATTATTTTTTATAGTTATGTTGTTATTGCCTTTTACCGGAAATACTAATATTAAGAACGATGAGATGAATGTACACTAA
- a CDS encoding Na+/H+ antiporter subunit E has product MYTKIFTAATLLLLLFGLLGFPSKGVDSLYLGLPVISYLFARKFKLIPRRFYLSYRAILYFIWLIKEILISSLLVIKIIWRRDLNLNPVFEWIEHEQGNDPDIVLYANSITVTPGTVTLDIANNMLLVHALERSSIDNLKITNLKIGSLAMGKRIKRIS; this is encoded by the coding sequence ATGTACACTAAGATTTTTACGGCCGCTACTTTATTATTACTCTTATTTGGCCTGCTAGGGTTTCCTAGTAAAGGGGTGGATAGTTTATATTTAGGCTTGCCTGTCATATCCTACTTATTTGCAAGAAAATTTAAGTTGATACCAAGGCGCTTTTATTTAAGTTATCGTGCTATATTATATTTTATTTGGTTAATAAAAGAAATACTGATATCTAGCTTACTAGTTATAAAAATTATATGGCGTAGGGATCTTAATTTAAATCCAGTCTTTGAGTGGATAGAACATGAGCAAGGCAATGATCCAGATATTGTATTATATGCTAACTCTATTACTGTTACTCCTGGAACAGTAACGCTTGATATCGCCAATAATATGTTATTAGTTCATGCTTTGGAGCGCTCATCAATTGATAATCTAAAAATTACTAATCTAAAAATTGGTAGTTTAGCTATGGGGAAAAGGATTAAAAGAATTTCTTAG